Proteins from a genomic interval of Fervidobacterium gondwanense DSM 13020:
- the gcvH gene encoding glycine cleavage system protein GcvH codes for MKRFAKTHEWYDNETGYVGVSQYAQEQLGDIVYVDLPAVGKEVKKGDVIVSLESVKAAGDVYAPVSGKIVAVNDKVNTNPEIINQDPEGEGWLVKIEASNPAEFDELMSEEEYRKSL; via the coding sequence ATGAAAAGGTTTGCGAAAACGCACGAATGGTATGATAACGAGACAGGATATGTTGGCGTAAGCCAGTACGCGCAAGAGCAACTCGGGGATATTGTCTACGTTGACCTTCCAGCAGTTGGAAAAGAAGTAAAGAAGGGTGATGTAATAGTTTCTTTGGAAAGTGTTAAAGCAGCTGGTGATGTTTACGCTCCAGTCAGTGGCAAAATCGTGGCAGTTAACGACAAAGTCAATACGAATCCTGAAATTATAAACCAAGACCCAGAAGGGGAAGGCTGGCTTGTGAAGATTGAAGCATCAAACCCTGCGGAATTCGATGAACTCATGAGTGAAGAAGAGTACAGAAAATCACTCTAA